The genomic interval gtggcaatattgtaaatacttgaagaaaatgaggttgagacagtaaagaagccattttcgaaaaacaaaaaaaaaggcttaatggcattttcgtagataaaatgcagatgtggggttaaaaactcaaaaaaaaaatgagtcaaaagaaaatgttagttttgtgtttgacttcaagttttgagtcacttttgcaaaaagccctatatttaatatacttatattatactaaaatataaatataataaaatattttaaattgcacaaattaaatataattaaaattttgaaactatttataaagttttattatataaattattgtaattttaaaattttattatattactccattactataaatatattatattaatttgtaaaaataaaaaattaccattcaaatttttgaagttacaataatttatataagaaaactttataaatagtttctatattttaagtatatttaattttgtatcatttcaaatattttattatttatattttagtataatataagtgtattaaagatatgataattataaaacattctaatatatttatagaaatgagaaaaaaattatcaccaaaattttatttggagaagatgaagaaatgtAGTAGTATATACTTTCGAATTCGTAATAATATATCAAACATTTACTTTAGTTCAGTGGTTAGTGTCTATTTTAAAGTGTATCAATGCACGAATTCGAATCCTAGaatgaatatgtttttttagaaaaggaTTAAACCAAAACGTCGTCGTTTTGTTTTTTAACGGTTGACTAACTTATATTACGGTTAATGTAGATTTTGGcatgttttaaaaagtttaggtagtatttttgaattataagtGAGTTGAGATCGTATTTAGCACTGATCAATTTTTCAGGTAGTATTTGGCACGATCGTAATTGTTCGGGTTGAAAAAGGCCTTTTCCCTTGGCTTGGTAGAAGATTTTACAGGAAGAACTTAAAGAAGCTGCTTCCAGTGAGGAACTTAAGGTAGCCCTTGCAGTAAAAATCAGCAAAGAGCGTATCGGCAACGAGGTAAGACTTAATCATTTTCTTGCCTCTCTCTTTCTTaggactatttttttttaacacaaaaaaaattaattgactGGTGCAGATCGATTTGATGATATCTGGGAACGATTCAGTACAAGCAGTATCTCATATCTCGAATTTGAAACTATTTGAATTCGTCTTTGCTCTGCCCTCGTCATCTGATTCTGCACCGTCTGAGAACAGTGGCAGCCTCTGCCTAGCCTAACCTCATTCAAACACCTGGGCTCGGAAACTTCAGCGTTGAACAAAGAAGGCATGCTCTATATGCAGCTCTGCTTCTCCCATTTAGGAAAATGGTTTACAAGGACAAGAAGGGGAAATTGGTAAGTTATAATTATTTGGAGCTCTTTCTGCATTAAGCTAAATCTGACTAAAACCCTTTTCCAGGTTCCCGTAGTCAACTACATTTTCAAAGTCTCCATGAAGCGGAAGAGCAAGGACGCTCAAACAGTGAGATTTCTATATTGTGATGCTTTGATGGGATCTAACTTTCATATGGTAATAGAATCTCTCTTGTGTAGGTTGTCAATATACACCGTGCCATGGGGAGATTCCTATCGTTGATTCTCCGTCTTCAGTTGAAGAAGAATGACGTTTCACAAGAGGACGAATGTGAGTGGGGCACAGATGTATTTCAGCACTTGAAATTCATTTCTCAAAATGATCCGGAGTTGCCTGCTATATCGAAAACAAGAGTACTCGGAGGGTTTCTCCTTAGAGATATCAAAGACTTGTGGCGTGTTGCTCTCTTAGCATCACTATTGCTGTGTACGGATGACGACATGGATTTGGGTTCCCAACTTGACAAGAAGAGAGAGATTTATCTAACAATTCATGGTATTATTATTCGTGAGCTGTGTCTTGATACTATCTGGGATCTAAAACCTCTGGTGGAAAGAAGTGATATCATTAAAGCTTTACAACTCGGATACATTAGTGGACCCAAAATTCGTGAATGTCAAGATGAATTGCTGACATGGCAGCTAGCTTATCCCAAAGGAATGCCGCTCGGACAAGAATCGGCAAAACGAACGAAGGTAACGTGACTTGCGTTACTAGATATTATTATGCGTTATAAAATAACAACATATCTGTGTTTTTGTTCTTCGCTACTTCATCTTCTCTTCTCTGCTCTTTTTGGTCTTGAAAACGTGTTTAACGAATTCACGATATTTGAATCTCGATTACAGCCATTCTCTAAGGTCATTACAAATACCGTATGATCCCTAAGCATTTAAAACTGCCGATGAACGATAATAATTGGTTTTATGATTCCAAATTCATAGCTTTTCTACAGAAATACTAGGTATTTTCATGCACcctgtgcagtaaaagaattttaaaatatttttaatacataaatataaattatatttaacatttattaatattataaattttctttttttatcaatattttattaagttttaaaattaagataaaaacaattttgtttattttgaattatatttaagaatgtgcatgtatatatttaaaattataatcttagtagatttttctatctatttattttaattaaatatattaaataaatatgtaaaattgcataattgtgaaaaattaaaataaaacaatatttataaaatatgtagatatatataataaactaatgattttacgatttaatttgattttatgatttaatttttataattttccaaaaatatgtttatatttttgaaatatttttaatttaaatgatatctcaaaatttgaaatgccataattaaatatattgattttaatgatgatttatgagttattaccatattttttaacGTCTGAATAGATTATTATCGagtaattatgctattacaacgatgagaatattacaaagacaattctacagccgacaattctaccaccatgtgagaatacacgtctgactgcaccactctaagccgtcctatgagatccatgttcgatggtactccctgcaccaagctgaagatctcctgtaacatgtaatctgcataatttggtagTTTCTGGGGGTTGAACCCCAAACCTCCGGGTAtagaagcaattgaacccttagtcaaactaCTGGACCAAAAAGGCTTCCacattaccatattttttaaaagtcgaaaaatataaatcgacaataaatataatatatgagttattactatattttaaaaaatttaccaaaaatgtaaattaacattaaatataattgtctatgtcatattaatctataagacatgtcatcaattttagtagccatgtcacaattattaatctaagtgttttcatgcaccatttgtagtgatgaattttttaaaagttaaattttatattttaaaatgtaaattcttaatattataattttattattttgaccaataattaatataaatatcattaattaagcataaaattaagagaaaatatttttttttatttcaaattatatttaagaatatatatgtatatatataaagttaaaatcttagataaaaaattatttatttcatttggttaaatgtattaaatcaacttgtaaaaaattactaaaatcatataaaattatatagttatcaaaaattaaaactaaataatatttatataatttgtagatatctaaaagaaactaatgatattacgatttattttttttttaattcagaaaatttagaaaattttagataataaaaatttaatgattataaatgtaaaactatataatattccgaaattcaaaatctcatatttgaatatatttattttagtgatgatttatgagttattactatattctacaaagtttaccaaaaatataaatcaatattaaatgtaacaGAAATTGGCACAGATGCACCTAAACACACCTATAACTTGCCACTTAACCTTTACTTTCATCAGACTTTTTTGTTGACGATATTGCCCCTAAAAGTTCCACATCCTTCGGCGAGTGTAGGCGCGTGCACAAACCAAAACTCCGTCTTCCAATACATCGCATGCAGGAAGATGTCAGACTTCATCTCTTCACCCATTGGACAATCCGAAGCTTCATGTCTGTTCCGAATTTGTGTCGGAGAAGCGTGATAGTAAAAAGCagtttcttttcattttctcaaaaGTTGCCATTTAACTCCCAACCACCCACGTCGTTTTTATACAGTGTCCCGTCTCTCTCTAATCCTCCTTTATCACTTCGATATCTCTCTCTTCGATTTATCTTGAGAAACCCCCAAAATTTCACAAGAGAGAACCCTAACATCACAAATCGGCGAGATGGATGAAATTGTGCTGCCGCCAAGAATGTTCGCGGCTGGTGATGAACCGGTGGGTGAGCGTGTTAATTCGTATCACAAGATTAAGACCACCAGATCAATAATCGCCGCACTCGAACCAGAGGAGTTGGAGTTTCTTTCGAATTCTACATTCGGGAGGATTCTTGCAATTGATGATAACCCTCCGTTTTCTGGGGCTTTTGGACAACACGTTATCGTCCGACTCCTCAAAGTCAACAAAAAGTACGAGTTTTGGTTTCTCTTTGCCGGAAACCCAGTCAGAATGTCCCTCCGAGAGTTTGCCATCGTCACCGGTTTGAACTGTGCAAAGATCCCggcgcagaagaagaagaaaaacccATTGAAAGAGAAGCTGTACTGGAATGAACTCTTTGGGTCTCTGAAGTTCTGCACCGTCGAAACAGCCATCGACATGTTGGAGAACAAGGTCGTAAAAACAAGAGAGTTGCGAATCAAAATTGCTTGTCTTGCGATTACCTCCTCCATTCTCTTTCCCTCATCACACACACCCCGCATCATCCCTGAACATGTTGAGTTGATTCGAGATCTAGATGAGTTTCTGGCCTTCCCCTGGGGCAGAGCCTCGTACCTTACTCTTGCGTCCTCAATTAAGGGGAAGGATGAGATCGCATTGTCACAAACATCTGTTGCGATACGTGGTTACGTTGAGGCAATTCAGTTGATTATGCTTGCTGCCATCCCAGAGCTTAAAGAAGAAGTCACCCAATCCGAACGTGTTGTCATAGTTGATACAGAAAGCGACGGCGAGTCCAACATAGGCGCAGAAGCGTCTGAGGATGTTAACGTTGCCGGTCAGGTCAAACCACCCCAGGCGACTAAGTATTGTCTCATACCCGGTCATGCAAAGACCGCAGATTCCGAATGCAAGGTACCAGTTGCTAATTTATTTACTTGCAGCCTACTCACAAATGTTACCAATAACTTTTTTAGTTTCGATTATCTCTTGAAGTTAGCCTGCAATAAATTAGATTTCCAGACAACGATTTGCAGCCACAGATAGATAAAAACTCTAGTTACTTGCTAAGATTCTAATTATTTTTGGCGTGTTTTTAACAGTTAAAACACTTAACGACTTGCTAAATTACTAATTAACAGTTGACAGTAAGATAGTTAACAATTATCCGCCAATACCATTTTTGAATACTTAGTCGATATAAAGTTAAGAGAATCTGATAACTGTAATTGTTTTCCATTTCTGCTAAAATACGTTTTAACACCATCATAACCAAATAACCGTTAATGTTTTGACGTGTATGTTTTAGGTGTTTGTAAAGTCTATTCTCGATGATCCATACGAGGAGTGGTCTGCTGGCTTAGATTTCAGTTGGGCTGATGAGTCTGATGATCTGGCTCTTGACCACATGGTCCTATTGATAAGTGAGGGTTTTGTTTTCAGAAAGGAAATGTTTAAAGGTGGTCTTACCGCCAATGATCTTTCTCGGATGAGGGGAGAAAAGAAACTGAAGGAGAAAGAACCGAAAGACAAAAACGATAAGGATCACGTTGCGGAGGTTTCAGAAGGCGAGGGATCCTCTGATTTCGTCGATATGATACGCTCAATGGAGAACCGTATATATCAAGCTCTGGATGCCAAGTTTGAGAAACTTGTTTCTCCTACCAGTCAATCTCAGCACGCTGCTCTCCTCCAGTCTACCGTGTCAAGATGCCTCCAGGACATTGATAAGAAGATCGGCGATTCTCTTGCTCGTCAACTGAAGGATATGCAAGCTTCAATAATAAAAGGTGTAATTGATGTCCTTGGCCAACCCAGCTCCACTCAAGCTGGTCTCGTAGGCAATACCAGCAACTCCAAAGAACCACCCGTGTTTGATTTCACCACCCAATCCGAAGCTGCAGATTCCCGCATCAATAACGTTCTGCGTGATCTGAATGTAGTCGTGGATGTTTCTCACCCTGTAACCATAGAAGGTTCACTGGAACCACAAAATCAACAAGTACCAGATGCTGATGACTCACAACCCCAGGCGGAGGAGCATATAGAGGAGCAGCTACACGATAGTGCACCTATGGATCAGGTAACAATACAAACTTTTTGCTTTTTATATATCTGTGTCTGCTAACAACATCACTTATCGTTACAGTCTGAGCAACAAATTGATGCTAACACTGAGACGGAACTGGTAAGAACAAATATTACTTGCTAACCTATACaataacttttaatttattatatatctgTGTCTGCTAACAACATCACTTATCGAAACAGTCGGAGCAACAAGTCGATGCTAACACTAAGTCTGTACAGGTAAGAACAAATATTATTTGCTAACCTATACAACAACGTCCAAGTTTTTTCTGAACCCGCTAACCTCTTAACGTTCTGTTTCTCTGTACGAAAACAAACAGGAAGTTACTGGTCAACCTGCTGTTGAACTGCCATCTTTCTCACTCGGACTAACGCAGGAGGGTTCGACCGTTGGCAAGGAGTCGGATCATCCGACAAACTATGTTTCAGCACCCATGGAACATGATGAAGAGGCTGGGGCACAACGTAAGAGCAAAAGGGCTAAGATTACTCCGGTTGGTCTCCAAGACTACAAGTGTGATCCGAAAGTAACATCTGTTCAAGCCATAATACCTGATCTCGACCAACGTTTTCAGCTCATTGAGGAGAAGTTGCAAAATGAAGCGTAAGTACCTTTAAAACGTTGTTATAGTATCTTTCAAATTTATTTCTAACCTGTTAACGTAATTGTTAACGATTAACTTATCTTGTTACAGGAAAGTCTTACTTCACGGGGGGTATGCACTGACTCCAGCTGAGTTTTGTGATATTGCTCATCGCCAGTCCATATTACCTTCTGGGGTATGAAAGACTCCTCTTTTTTCCTCGCGACTTTATTACATGTTTACTAACTGATTTCATCCCTGCCAGATCGTGGACGCTCTGATCGGAATTGTGAATCGTGGTTCGGCCGCCAATCCCAAAGTTGCCATTTACGACACTTCCCTTCCAGTTGCTATAATGGAGCACCACAATCGCTTTGTCAAGACAGCAGTCAAAGACCGTGTGAAGCTCAAATTCAGCAATATCCCCCTGGTAACCCCTATTCCAAAGGTGCCCGAGAGGATATATTTCCCATTTAACATGGACAAGCAACACTGGGTTGGAGTCTGCATTGATACAAAAGCAAGCACACTCAATGTCTTCGATTGCAAAACCTCCCTTCGAAGTGACAGTTTGCTGAAGAAGGAGTTCACCCCCATTGCTAACCTGATCCCGTATGTTCTCAAGCACGTCGGATATACAGAAGCCAATGCTGTGATTAAGCCCTTTACAGTCTCCAGATGCAAGGGAATCCCGCAAATCACCGCTAATACGGATGCAGCAGTCATGACAGTGCTGTTTATTGAAGCTCACGCCGTCGATGGTCTTGTTGGTTGCAAGGCAGTCAGTACTCGTTTGCTCCCAGTTGCATCCAAGCAATTGGCTGTTAAACTCTGGGATTACATATCGGCTTAACTGTTCTGTTAAGTGTGTTGTTTCTTACTTTTCGCTACACTACAAGATGTTGTCTGTTTCGTTTTAGTCTTGTCTCCCCCCTGGATTTTAAAACTCTATGTTTGTGTTTATTACATTGTGGCTTTATCTTATGGATCAATGCTTTAAAATCACATCAGtttctttatttgattttagtttCAATAACCAGTTACGATCCGTCACCTAAAGGTTGTCAGTTAAACTTATCAATAACACATAAACTTATCAATAACAGTTAAACTTATCGATGACAGCTAACATTTTTGTAGAGACAATTTCTCTAATACCCATATATCTCATAACACAATCTCGAATTTGAaagttttagaatttaaataCTTACCCAGGGGTTCACAAATCCAAAGGGAGGGGgtgttagggtttagttttaatGACCAGGAATGATTTAATTTGGGTATTAAATCCTCTCATACCCATAACACAATCTCGAATTTGAAAGTTATTGAATTTAAATACTTATCCATGGGTTCACTAAACCAAAGGGGGGGGGGGTTAGGTTTTAGTTTTGATGACCAGGAAGGATTTAATTTGGGTATTTGGGTATGAAATAGGGGAAAGGTAGAATTGGATGTCTATAAATGGTCCCGTAACCGCTACGTTTCTAATTTACTTATTCGCCCACATTTTCAATCGATAACAGTAAACTATTTTGTTGCCTGTTAACCTGTGAATTACCACTTAACATGAACATAGTTAACAATAATCCAATAATACGATGAAAGTTAAACTAAGTCGATATAAAGTTAAGAATAACTGATAAATGATATGTTTTCCTGCTAACCATTCTGATACGAGTTATTGTATCAGTTTGCAACTGACACATAACGAATTTACCATACAAACTTAGCAACAAAACATAGTTGAAATGAAATAGTTCATAACATAACATTGTACCGAGTTCataacataaacataaaatggGATGAGTAGATTCACACCCTGCATTGCACATAGTATGTGACAATGTGGGCTGCTTTGGGGAACTTAGTTTTAGTACATCATAATAATAGTTCATATCCTAAGGAAAAAAGGTCGCCCCAGATCTGACCATTACAAAAGAAACACTACAACTCCACTCACCCCTACATACTTAATCTTTCATATAGGCATCTTACATGTGACCTTGTTGTGGTCAGTTCCTCCACATCTGCTACAGGTCCTGCGACGCTTGAAACCACCAGTTGCCTGCAATATAAGAGATTTACATGATATCAGACTCAGTAAACGTTAATGAAAGGATTTACAGGTAATCAGAATTTAATTCATTTACTTGATAACAATTTAATCCATAACAGTAAACCAATTTGTTAGCTTGCTAAGCTGTAAATTATCAGTTACTTGCTAACATGAACTTAGTCAGTAAACGTTAAAATACTAACCTTGAATTCCCCACGGGATGGAATCCTCGCCTTTCTTGGCCTCCCAGGAGGGCGTCGAGTTGCTGGAGGGCGAAGGTGGCCATCTTCTCCATCCACACCAAACTTATAAGCTTCAATTTTGGCTTGTTCCACCGGGTTGATGCTCCCACTGTACGCCTCAGCCCAGTAAGCGGTGCTGTAAAACTCAGATACCTTACTCTCCACAGACTCCCTTGCATATATAGCAGCAGACACAGCGTGTGCACAAGGAATGGCCAGCGCTTCGAACTCCTTGCAAGAGCAAGTTTTTCTACCAAGATCCACACGGTAGTACATCCCATTGCCATCAACCACCTCGTACTCATTGTCGATGATGTGCTTGTTAGCATATCCGGTCGACTCAGTGAATTTCTTAGTCAAGACATCAGTAACTTTCGGAGTTAGGGCACCCATGTTCGTTGCAGCTGCTGCACGTCTTGCAGAGAACCACCCCATCATCATTGATCTGATATACTCCAGGAGCGGGACAATGGGGTATTCACGAGCCTCAGATAGTGCTGCATTAAGGGATTCAGCGAGGTTACTTGTCATAATGTTGTACCTTGCTCCATCAAAATGAGACCTCGCCCAGTGTTCAAGTCCGATTCGGATCATATAATCCGCACAAGCAATGTCCACCAACTTGATCTCGTTGAAGTGCATGTAGAAATCCTCCAGCTTGTAAGCTCTTGCTGCTTTTCCCAGAATATAGAGCAAATGTTTCTTCTTGAAGATGCACTGGACGTTCCTCTGGAGATGTAGCAAGCAAGCACAATGCTTTGCCATCGGGTACACCTAGttgcaaaaaaacaaacatgttATCATACTAACTTCAAGTTTAGCTGCTAAACAGTTCTGTTTCAAATTTTACAACGCTGAATTGAATGAAATCGTTCACCATAGGATGAATGAAATTATAGCAGATAAACTAACACATATCACTCAACTAATAAGGAAAGGTAATAGATGCTTACCCTGCGTATTCCAGAGTAGATAGCAGTGTGTCTGTCAGAGACAAAAACAAGGTTCTCTGCATCAGGCACCACGGCAAGGAGCTTGGTGAAGAACCATGTCCATGACATGTCATTCTCGCTGTCGACAACCCCAAATGCAATTGgaaatatttgatagtttcCATCTTGTGCACTAGCTGTGAGCAAACACCCAGCAAACTTCCCCTTCAAATGAGTTCCATCAATGATTATCACCTTTCTCATGAAAGGAAATCCCCTGATGCTTGCCCCAAATGACAGGAATAGGTATTTGAAACGCTGCGCACCGCCAGGTCCCTTATTTGTCTCCAATGCTACCAGAGTCCCAGGGTTTGCAGTCACCAACTGCTGTAGGTACGAAGGTAAAGTGCTATAAGCTTCCTCCGCATTGCCACGTCGATTCTCTATTGCCTTCTCTCGGGACTTCCAAGCAGTCCAGTAGGATATCGGAACACTGTGGTCCGTCCTCATCATCTCTCTAAGAGCTCGTGGTCTTGGCCCACTTCCTGTTCCAACGTACTTGCTTCGCATCATACCTCCCACAATTGACGAGGTTGCATGTTTTCTAAACTCTCCTCTCTCCTCAACGGTGCAACGGTGGGTTGTATCCAATGTCTTGATCTCGAACCTTGGACAACCCGGCATTTTAGTGGCGTACACACGCCATGAACAGTTTACTCCGCTGCACTCTAGGACAACTCTGCCGGTTTCAGACTTCTTCACAAAGAATCTGAACTTGTTAGCCAATGCATAGAGCGACATGTGGACCTTGAAAGCCTCTCGGTCGACAAACACTTGGCCAACATAGAGATGATCATTCCTGACCATCACATCTTCTCCTGGAATCATCAATCAACTCGGTGTTAACTGAAACGAACATACTTGGCAACTAACACTACAAATAACTACTAACTCAAAATTTACCTAAAAATATGATCAGGGGCTCAGTGTTAAGTTATTTCATAATTGCTAACAGTTTGGATCGAAAGAGAAACTACATTTTTCGGCGTTATACATTTACGTAGCTGCTAATGAATCTAGTTATCAGAACCTAACCTTTTTCCTCACAATCCTCATCATCATTGTGTTCTTCTTGGACATTAGCTCCATTAGCGTTTGCATTTCCAGAACCAGAACCCATAGGCGAGCCGAAGAACTGACCACCCACAATATCTGCATCAATCATTATCCCTTTGCCTTTATCAGCTGCACCCACGAGTCCTCCACTACTACCAGCGGTAACTGCTAACATGAATATTACCCAACCAACAATAAAGTTATCAAAATATGCTAAAACATCAAACCGAGCCAATGGAAAAAATTGTCTTTGGTTTTCATTACCTATGGCTAAGTTCAGGTTTGTGTCTGCTGTTTCTTGAGGAGGAATTACCCCAACGCTGCTCACACCATTGGACAGCTCCTCAAGCCTCATCTCACCATCAGCATTTGGTTTGAACACATCCATATCTTCAGATGAATCAGTCTCTGAATTGTCGTCAGGGAGGTCCATCTGTGGCTGGTAAATCTCACTCGGAGTCAGACGCACAGCGTTCCTTCGGATCTCCTCCATCTGCTCACTGCTGCAGATGGACATCAACATTTGCTCATTTATCTGTAGATACCCACCCACACGGAATCCTAACATCGAAATAGGAAACATTAGCATATACACTTATATTTTATCAGGCAATACTCAACTTAGCAACCAATTTTTTCAAGCATTATCTAACGtagcatataaatatatatattatcagtcAAAACTTAACgtaccaaataaatatatagtttagcAGTCAATACTTAACTTAGCACCGAATAATTTATGGCAAAATGTAACTTAGCATATAATTCTTTAGGTTAGCAGGCAAATTATATATTAGCAATCGATGGTTTTCTATTGTACTGATGTATAACAAACCTCTCCAAGGCTTTGGCTTAGGTGGAAGAACCTCTGTACCGTCATCTGTCAGTCCGAACTCTTCCGTACGTATTGTGCGGTAGCGACCAACTGCCACGTTACCGAAGGATACGCACATAGCCAAATTGACAAAGTCCATCCTCACTGCCATGAAGAGCTCCACATCTCCGTCTTCTAGTATGTCCACAGGTGGTGTGGTTAAGTCTCCAGGAACCTTCATCCACACCGGGAAATCATAGGTCAAGGCGACTGGTTCCCCTGGAAGTACACGACACTTACTCCTCACGATCTCCATCAAGGCGTCGTAAGTTTCATTCTCTCTCAACACAACATCGTGTTTCACCTCGGTGTGGTCAATGTCGAACCTCCATTGACGAGGGCCAAGTCTTTGCCAGTCACCAACAACAAGTCTCACAAGATGTCCCATTGCTTCAACCTCTCCTGACATCAAAAAACAACTCATACTGTTAATCCAATGTTATATCGATCTTTTGTTCTACTGAATTGTCGGTTACAGCATAAAGAAAGTAGAGAAAAACTACTGCTTTTTTTCTACAGAACCTTAAAAACAGAAGAGTAAACTTACGTTTTCACTGTTTCTCACTCACCAATCTCTCTCCCGACCGCTAAGTATATATATTCTAATCTATAA from Raphanus sativus cultivar WK10039 unplaced genomic scaffold, ASM80110v3 Scaffold1943, whole genome shotgun sequence carries:
- the LOC108837638 gene encoding uncharacterized protein LOC108837638; its protein translation is MDEIVLPPRMFAAGDEPVGERVNSYHKIKTTRSIIAALEPEELEFLSNSTFGRILAIDDNPPFSGAFGQHVIVRLLKVNKKYEFWFLFAGNPVRMSLREFAIVTGLNCAKIPAQKKKKNPLKEKLYWNELFGSLKFCTVETAIDMLENKVVKTRELRIKIACLAITSSILFPSSHTPRIIPEHVELIRDLDEFLAFPWGRASYLTLASSIKGKDEIALSQTSVAIRGYVEAIQLIMLAAIPELKEEVTQSERVVIVDTESDGESNIGAEASEDVNVAGQVKPPQATKYCLIPGHAKTADSECKVFVKSILDDPYEEWSAGLDFSWADESDDLALDHMVLLISEGFVFRKEMFKGGLTANDLSRMRGEKKLKEKEPKDKNDKDHVAEVSEGEGSSDFVDMIRSMENRIYQALDAKFEKLVSPTSQSQHAALLQSTVSRCLQDIDKKIGDSLARQLKDMQASIIKGVIDVLGQPSSTQAGLVGNTSNSKEPPVFDFTTQSEAADSRINNVLRDLNVVVDVSHPVTIEGSLEPQNQQVPDADDSQPQAEEHIEEQLHDSAPMDQSEQQIDANTETELSEQQVDANTKSVQEVTGQPAVELPSFSLGLTQEGSTVGKESDHPTNYVSAPMEHDEEAGAQRKSKRAKITPVGLQDYKCDPKVTSVQAIIPDLDQRFQLIEEKLQNEAKVLLHGGYALTPAEFCDIAHRQSILPSGIVDALIGIVNRGSAANPKVAIYDTSLPVAIMEHHNRFVKTAVKDRVKLKFSNIPLVTPIPKVPERIYFPFNMDKQHWVGVCIDTKASTLNVFDCKTSLRSDSLLKKEFTPIANLIPYVLKHVGYTEANAVIKPFTVSRCKGIPQITANTDAAVMTVLFIEAHAVDGLVGCKAVSTRLLPVASKQLAVKLWDYISA